The following is a genomic window from Niabella soli DSM 19437.
AAAAAGTGTTCGACTGCCTTAAATGGATCCTGGAACTGGAACCTGCCAATGAAGAAGCGTTATATAAGATCTGCTTTTGGACGGACTATACCGGGAGGAATGCAGAAAGTATCGAACTGCATCAGAAAATAATTAATGAACATCCTTACAGTGAATTGGCCTGGTTTAACCTTGGAGCCGCTTACCAGGGAATAAAATTATATGAAAAAGCAATCGACGCGTATAAATATGCGATCGTTATTGATGAAAAATTTGATTATGCCTACCGCAATATCGGGGATGCATATATACGGCTTAGAAAATACAGGGATGCGATTGAAAACCTCGAACGCGTGCTGGAACTGGCTAAACCGGAGGATGTTATTTACGAGGCTATCGGTTATTGTTACGAAAAACTGAAGAACTATGCGCAGGCCCGGTTTTATTTCCGTAAAGCATCACACCTTAATGAAGACAAAGGCGCATTACTATACAAAATAGCGTTAACGTATTATAAAGAAGACAAGTTCGAGTTATGCGCACGCCAGTTGGAGGCTGCACTGAAAATTAAGAATAATAACTCCGAATATTTACTACTGTTGGGGCAGAGTAAACTGGCCCTGGGGCTCGACAAGGAAGCACTGCAGTATTTTTTAAATGTAGTGCGGCTGCGTCCGAAACAACTGGCGGGCTGGGAAGCGTTATTTATTGGTCTTTACAAGGCGGAATTCTTCGAACAGGGTTTGATGCAGCTTAATAACGCGTTTCTGAGAATGGGGGCAGACAAGCCTTTGTTTCATTATTACAAAGCACTCTTTTATTTTGGGCTGAATCAGCCCAAGCAGGCGCTGATCGAATTTGAGGCGGGGTTGGTTGGGGCGCCGCGTCTTTTAAAAAGAATTCTTGAAGTGGAACCTGAGCTGTTGCAGCGTTCAACGGTCAATGCGCTTATTCTGAAGAATAAAAAGAAATAAGCGGGAGCTAATGTAGAATAAAAAATATTGAATAAGGAATGTAAAAGTAGATCGGGTTTCAGCAATGAAAATTTCTAATCTAGCGGGATGTTCTTTCTCATTTCTTATTCTATATTTCCATAAGCACGAAATCCCTCTCTTCGTTGCCAATGACATATGTTTTTTAGGTTATGAAAACCAATCATTAATATTGTCGTCGTTTCGACGGAACGCAACCTAGTGAAGTGAACGGAAAAATCTCGTTCTTTAATAATGAGATTTACCTTCGGTGAAAAAGTTCTCTTCATCCGCCATTGGCGGACTCATCGAAATGACCAGCGCGCTTAATGCGCCTTAATCCCCTCATGGTTTTTTATTGCCCCTTTAAAATACTTCCGTTGCTTCTTTTTTACCCCCGGTATCCCAACTCCGGATTTGATCCCGCTCAATGTTGTTTTGATCAAAAAGTTAATCGGCGATTTATCCTTTAAACGTTCAAAGAAAACAGGAGAGCTTTTCCCCGCGTTATTCCTTCGCAATATGAAGGTGTTCGCCACCCAGCTAATGATCTTATTCTTTAAACGCTGCTGAGCAGGGTCGTTGCTGTTCATGAGCCGCATCCCCAGCCCCCGGTAGTACATTCGCATCGTTCCCTGTGCGAAATTGTTGTTGCCTTTGGCTGTTAGGTTAAGACTATCCAGGTATCCGCCTGAAACCCCGGCGCCTGCCAGGGGAAGTAACACCGAGTTCCACTGATCCAACTGCATCGGGCCGGTATGCAATTGCATCAGAAAGGGACTAAAGGCATTGGTATAAGATTCCTGCACCTGCAGTCTTGTGTTTAGCGTGCCCAAAACATCTGCGCTGGCATAAATGAGCAGGCTGTCATGCGGCCGGAGATCATAATTTTTGATATGGTAAAAACCGGCGTCAAGATGCTCAACCGGAATGATACCCATTCTTCCTGTTTTGGCATTCACTTCCCGGTATTCTACATATGTATTGGAAAGCTGTACCGAATCGATCGCCAGTTTTACAGGCACTGAAAGGATGAGATCAGTTGGCAGCCGTTTGTATTTCGGAGCGTCGGGCTGTGTTTTATCTTTGACGGATAGCAGCCGGGCCTCGTCAACCTTTATGCCTCCGATCATCAGGATGCTGTCCGTGCCATAAATTGAGGTGTTGATGGGTCCGCCTGTAATAGTGCCGGTTTTTAAACTGAGATAATCGCCAGGGAAAGCTTTTTTCCTCAGGTAAGCAGCAAGGTCCTGGTTCGGACGCAGGTCAAGCGAGTCCGCCTTAAAAAAGCCATTTTTTAAATTCAGCTTATGCCATTGCAACCTGTTTTTAGGTGTTATAAAGATTCCTGAAGTGTTGCTCATGGTTAACCCGGTGCTGGCTTTCAGGATTTCGCCTGCATTGTTTATGGTTTTTGAACTTAGATAGATATTGCCTATCGCGCCAGAATCCAGTTTCAGTATGGAATTGTTCTTCCCCAGGCTGTCAAATACAAGAGGGTTCATGCTGTGAATACTTAGCAAGGTGTTCCAGTTTATTTGATTGTTACCGCTGCTTCTTTCAGCCCGAAGATTGTTTAGCTGTATATCCAGCTTATTGGAATCTGTTGCATATCGTTTCCCGTTGCTGTTATTGATAAACTCAAAGCCGGTGAGGTATGCCTGTACCCGGTCTACATTTAAAACTTGCTCAGGAGTGGACTTAAAATTGAGAAGGTGTAAAAAACTATTTGCGGCCGAACCATCCCATTTAACCGTATTGGTTTCATTCTTTTTATTCACAAACCGGATCGCTACTTTGGGGCGTTCCAACAGGGCATCTCCAAGGGTAAGTACCCTTGATTTTTTTTTCTGTTGTTGTGAAGAAGAGTCTTTCCTGCTGAAAAAGGCCGTTATGCCTGGGTCGGAAAGCCTTAATTTGTTTAGGGTAAGGTCGCCATCCATGATGCGGCTGATATCCGGGACGACCGCAATTTCAGGTATCCTTATCCGGACCGAATCGGGTCCGGATATTTTCTGATAGAAAAAATTTTTGAAATTGCCACGCTCTTTATCATGGATCGTCATTCCTTCTATGGACAAGCGGGTGTCGGGTGCGGTCATTAAAAAATCTTTTCCGGAAAAGGAAAGCCTTTCTATTAATAGCCCCGCTTCTTTTCTTTTATAGATCTTTTCTGCAGCTACGGCGCCTAAAACCGCTGTTATTTCTTTATCGCCTTCATAGATATGCAGGGTTGTATTTTTTGCATCAAGATCTTGAATGCGCAAAAAAAGTGGGGGGGCTTTTTTTTCAGGATGAGGTTGAAGCGCCTTATGGTAGTTGATCGAAGCATTTGCCCAGCTTACACCCGACAAAAGCAAGCTTCGTTTAATGCTGTCCAGGATCAGATCATGGATCACAAGGGTGCGGGCTGCGGCATCCAGCCGGGGGCCTTTTAAATTAAGCGTCGCCGCCCGTATGCCATTGGTGTTATCCATTTTTACATCGCTCAGTTCGGCGGTTACATCGTTCTTTTTGAACAGCGCTTTTGAAAAGGTAAAGCTGCGCACGGAGTTCTGGATGTTTTTTACTTCTTTGGAAGCGGTGAGTTTATCCGGAATGACAGAAAGGCTGGCATTATTTAATTTGAGTGTGGCGCCGCTGTGAAAATTCAATAATATATTGCCGTTCCGGATATTCAGGGCATCAAGGTTCATTACTTTTCCCACATCGCTTAAGGTTTGGAAGATACTTTTTCTGCTGCCATCCTTGCGGTGCGGAACGGCATAAACTATATCCGGATTAATAAATACAGCGCTGCTGGCATTGAATTTATTATCATAAATGAGCGATTCCCAGGAGAGCCCTTTTAGCTCAAATTGCGGCATGCTGAGATCGTTGATCGTTTGGCCATTCTTAAACTCCCGTAACCGGAATTTTGTAAGATAAATAGCATCGTTAAGAAACTGTATGCTGTCAAACGATGTGGCATAACGCCCGTTTTGCAGGGAGGTTTGATAATTGTGCAGGGTCATTATAAATTTGTCCACCTTTACGGGTCGCTCATAGTTCTGGCGCACCTGGAACCCCTGCAGTTCGAAATCATTGTCATTCGAAGTAAAAGTGTTGGCCTTTCCTTTCCGGATCGTATTGATGTTCAGGTATCCATTTTGAACCACCACATACTTAAGCATAATGTCCCCCACGAGCTGCTGGATCAGGTCATCGATCCGCTGAATACGTTTGGTATGTTTTACCGTTTTCTGGTCGGCATCAATATCCAGGTAGATTTTTGGATTAGCCGCAAATGCAGAGTCGGCTTTTATTACCTCGGAATAGAACAGGGTATCAAAATTGATATTGGTAAGACGCAGGCTGTCAAAGTAAACCTTAAAAGCCGTTTTGGAACTATCACCCTTGATGCCGCGTATGGAGCAGCTATCAAATTCCACCCGTTTGTCCTGCAGCGTAATTTTAAAGTTTTTGAAGCTGATCGTATGCCGGTTCCCCGGAAGGGTGAGGTTCTGGTCATGTGTTTGAATAGCGATATCATCCGTGAACAGGATCTTGCCCTGCTTTTTTTTGTGGGCCCCTGCCGTGGTGCTGTCCACACGCAGGCCATCCAGCCGGATATGGATCTTATTCAGAACGAAGGGGGTTTCGTTCGGCCGGGTGTTATCGATAAGCGACAGGGCGCCGTCGTCCAGGAGGAAGCGGTTTATCTTTAATACATTGATCGCATCATTGATTGACTTTGCGATGCGTCCCATTTCCTTTGAAACAGTAAAGTGCTCTTCTATAGTGGAATCGGCAGACCCTTTTTGTCTCGCTGTTTTTATGCGGTGTTGTAATTTGGTAAGGGTTACAGAAGGGGAAAACAGGTGTATAGAATCAATCAGGATCTGTTTACTGAACAACAAGGGTAAAAATCCCTTTGCCTTTACCGTAATCCGTTTTATATTGACGTTATAAACAATGCCGGTCGAACTGTCTGTTGAGTAGAAAACGGCTTTATTGAATTCAAGTTTGTTTTTAATCCAGTTGAATTTGAATTTTTCAACTTTGAGCCGCAGTTTTCCTTTCGACTGCTGCTCTACGATCTGTTCAATTACATCTTCGGCATGTTCGATAAACCAGAAATTAAAAGCAAGAAGGACGGTTGCAAAAATGCCCAGGGCCATCAACCAGGTGTGATACCGCTTCCTTTTAAATTTTAAATTTCCTAAGATGATTTCTTTATCCAAGCCGGGGCTTTTTCTTAAAAATAGCGAAAAATCGCCGAAGGCGGACTATGGACGAAAAGGAAAGGGGCGGTGTCAAAGTAAAGAAACCGTCATATCGACTACAACGAAGTGAAAGGAGATATCTCAAGGTCAATTCATTTCACCGGAGGAGATTCCTCGGCTCCACTACGTTGCGCTCGAAATGACGGCCTCCATATGGGTACTGAAAATAGTTTAAAGCCTAACTGATCGCTGCTCCGTCGGGCGCTTCATCACCAGCCGCTACAAACACGAGCTTACCGGCTGCATCTTCTGCCATCAGGATCATACCATTGCTTTCGATGCCGCGCATTTTCCGCGGAGCCAGGTTGGCTACCACCACTACTTTCTTCCCGGGTAATGCTTCCGGCGAAAAATGCTGCGCGATCCCGGAGACGATCACTCTTTTTTCGAAGCCGAGATCTATTTCGAGTTTTAATAATTTATCCGCTTTTGCTACTTTTTCTGCGCTGAGAATAGTACCGGTGCGCAAGTCTATTTTGGAAAAATCATCGAAGACGATTTCAGGTTTGATCCCGGTAGCTATCGGGACTGCCGTTTGCCGTTTGCCGTCTGTTGCTTCAGGCTTGATAGATGCAACCGGTTCCGGCTGCTGCTCGCTGCCTGCTTTCAGCTTTTCCAGTTGCGCTGCTATCTCCGCGTCCTCAATTTTCCGGAACAATAATTCCGGGGCGCGCAACGTGTATCCTACGCTCAGTAAATTGATTTTACCCGCGTTTTCCCAGTCCAGCATACGTTCCACTACTTTCATCATGTACAGCATTTTTCCTGCAGCGGTGGGAAGGAAAGGGTTGATAAGGATCGCAAGGTTCGCCGTCAATTGTAAGCAAAGATGCAAACAGTTGTCTATTTTTTGCTGGTTACGCTCACGCTCAGGGTTATCCGCCGTTAGGTGTTTCGCCACGATCCAGGGCTCTTTTTCCTGCATGTATTTATTGCCCTTACGCGCCAGGTCGATCACTTCAAACAGGGCATCGCGGAAGCGGAAGTTGTCGAGCGCGGTTTGCACGCGGGCTACAGACTGTTGTATATCCGAGATGATCGCCTTGTCCGTATCATCCAGCGTCGCTGCATGCAACGGAGGCACTTTGCCGCCACAGAGTTTGTGCATGAGCACGAAAGTGCGGTTGACGAAGTTCCCGAAGATCGATACCAGTTCATTGTTATTGCGGTCCTGGAAATCTTTCCAGGTGAAGTCATTGTCCTTGGTTTCAGGGGCATTGCTGCAAAGCACGTAGCGTAGCGCATCTTCGCAGCCCGGGAAATCTTTTACATACTCGTGTACCCATACCGCCCAATTGCGACTGGTAGAAACCTTTTGCCCTTCAATGTTCAGGAATTCATTGGCAGGCACGTTGTCCGGCAGCACAAAATTGCCATGCGCTTTCAGCATGGAAGGGAAGATGATACAGTGGAAAACAATATTGTCCTTACCGATAAAATGGATCAGACGGGTATCTTCTTTGCACCAATAATCTGCCCAGTTTTCGGTTAGTTCTTTTGTGGCCGAAATATAACCGATCGGCGCATCAAACCAAACATACAATACTTTTCCTTCCGCATCCGGCAAAGGCACTTTAATGCCCCAGTTGCTGTCGCGCGTCATGGCACGCGGCTGCAAACCATTGTCCAGCCAGCTTTTGCACTGGCCGTATACATTGGCTTTCCATTCTTTATGGTCTTCCAGTATCCATTGTTTCAGCCAGGGCTCATAGTTTTGCAGGGGGAAATACCAGTGTTTGGTTGTTTTTTTTATGGGAACTGCATCGCTCAGGGTGCTGCGCGGGTTAATCAGTTGCTCCGGTGATAAAGAACTGCCGCATTTTTCGCATTGATCACCATAGGCATTGGGATTACCACATACCGGGCAGGTACCAGTGATATAGCGGTCTGCCAAAAAGGTGTTAGTCTTTTCATCATAAAACTGTTCGGTTTCGCGCTCTTCAAAAAGCCCCTTATCATATAGTTCTTTAAAAAAAGCAGCGGCTGTTTCATGATGGATCTTGTCGGAAGTACGGGCATAAATATCAAAGGAAATGCCCATCTGTGCCATACTTTCTTTGATCTGTGCGTGGTATTTATCCACAATATCCTGTGGGGTAACGCCTTCCTTCATTGCCCGGATGGTGATCGGAACGCCATGTTCATCGCTGCCACCCACAAATTTTACATCCTTTTTTTGCGCCCTTAAGTACCGGGCATATATATCCGCCGGAATATAACATCCCGCCAGGTGCCCGATATGGATCGGTCCGTTGGCATAAGGTAAAGCGGCGGTAATTAATGTTCTTTTGAAATCTTTCATTTGAATGAACCTGAATTTAGCCTGCAAAGGTACGATGAATTAGGCTATCTGCCTTAAGGGTGGGAGTTTGGTCAGTAATATAAAGGTGATCTGCTGGTATGCCGCATACGAACAATACGTATTTCATGCTTCATAATGCGATAGGAATACCCTGAATTTGAACTGTTCAAATGCCCGCCAGTTCCCGTCATTGTTCTTTTTATATTTGTCAGGAGGATGTATTTCCGGGTGTTTGGCTAATGCAATACTGAGATCAATCAATTGATCGCAAACGTTAGCGGCATTTTTCGGAGAATCCTGATAAATGTATTCATAAGCTCTTAAAAGTTCTGTCATGGCCCGCTTGCTCCAAACGGTTACCATTTTCCAGCCTGCTTTTTCAAATCCGCAGCAGTAATAAAATGTCCTTGCTCTATTTCGTCATTACCGGCTTCTAAATCATCATTATATTCTTCCAGGGTCTGTGGTGTCTCTTTAGACTTGTAGCCAATGCCCATTAATTTAAACGTGTGCAGCAGCCATTCCCGCTTTGAGGAATCATTTATATTGTCGAAATTGATTATTAATTCCATAATGACTGTTTGTTAAAGATGTTTAAGAAGCGTTCTCATCCGCCTTGACAAATTTTCCAAATTTTCCTTAAACAGCGTGTCGTACTTTCATTTATCTTAGCCTTTATGAACCGTAAAACCTTTGTCCAGTCTTCTCTTGCCGCCCTGGCGGCTGCCGGACTGCCCACGGCTGCTGTTAAAGCCAGGGCTACAAAGCCGGAGTTACCTGCAAAACTGCCTCCCTTTTTAAAACCGGGTGATATGATCGGCATTACTTCCCCAGCAGGATATATTCTGCGGGAGGGAATCCTGCCGGCGGCCACCTTAATGCAACAGTGGGGGTTTAAAATAAGAGCCGGCGACACCATCGGGAAACGCGATTTTACTTTTGGCGGAACCGATGCGGAGCGACTGAATGATTTTCAGAAAATGCTGGACGATCCGGAAATAAAGGCCATTATGTGCGCCCGGGGGGGATATGGTTCGGTGCGCATTGTGGATGGTATTAACTGGTCTGCATTTAAAGCGAATCCGAAATGGATCATCGGCTTTAGTGATATTACGGTTCTGCATTCCCATATCAACCGCAATTTCGGGATTGCTACGATTCATTCAAAAATGTGCAACAGTTTTCCCGATGTGTGGGATACTGCAGACCCGTTGCAAAAAGATACGATCGAATCCATACGAAAAGCGCTTACCGGTGAAAGGATGCAATATGCAGCCGAGGCTTTTAACAGTTTGAATAAACCCGGCACCGCAACCGGTGCTTTAGTGGGAGGGAATTTGAAAACGCTTGAAACGCTGGCAGGATCTGCATCTGATATTAATACCGATGATAAGATCCTTTTTGTGGAAGACACAGGCGAATACCTGTATAGTATCGACCGCATGTTCTGGAACCTGAAACGTACCGGGAAATTATCGAAGCTCGCCGGACTGGTGGTGGGGGGCATGAAACTGAAGCAGGATCCGCTGGATGAACAGTTCGGGAGAAGTATTTATGATATTGTACTGGAAAAAGTAAAGGAATATAAATACCCGGTTTGTTTTGATTTTCCCGTGGGGCACCAGATCGATAATTATGCGCTGCGTTGCGGCACGCCTCACCAACTGAATGTGACCGTTAAAAGCGCTACTTTAAACAGTTTATAAAATTGAGATCAAGATGCCTGTACAGCAACCTCCTTTTTTAAAAAAGGGCAATACCATCGGGATTGTTTGCCCCTCGGGGTTTATGGAATTTACAAAAGCAGCCGAATGTATCCGGACGCTTCAACGCTGGGGCTTTAAGGTAAAGACCGGCAGCACGCTGGGTGGTGATTCCACTACTTATTTTTCGGGAACGGATGAACAACGCCTTGAAGA
Proteins encoded in this region:
- a CDS encoding tetratricopeptide repeat protein — translated: MREYFHQSEERKDDIEELLQRYEDLRNGNSTSYLEEESFERIINHFESKEAFKKALQATEMAIGQFPYSAGLLIKKADLVLNNREYDTALELLDKAAIFDGNNIDIYILKTESLLALDRQEDAVALLEEALNLFEGEEKVDLLFELADVYDDYEDFEKVFDCLKWILELEPANEEALYKICFWTDYTGRNAESIELHQKIINEHPYSELAWFNLGAAYQGIKLYEKAIDAYKYAIVIDEKFDYAYRNIGDAYIRLRKYRDAIENLERVLELAKPEDVIYEAIGYCYEKLKNYAQARFYFRKASHLNEDKGALLYKIALTYYKEDKFELCARQLEAALKIKNNNSEYLLLLGQSKLALGLDKEALQYFLNVVRLRPKQLAGWEALFIGLYKAEFFEQGLMQLNNAFLRMGADKPLFHYYKALFYFGLNQPKQALIEFEAGLVGAPRLLKRILEVEPELLQRSTVNALILKNKKK
- a CDS encoding AsmA family protein gives rise to the protein MDKEIILGNLKFKRKRYHTWLMALGIFATVLLAFNFWFIEHAEDVIEQIVEQQSKGKLRLKVEKFKFNWIKNKLEFNKAVFYSTDSSTGIVYNVNIKRITVKAKGFLPLLFSKQILIDSIHLFSPSVTLTKLQHRIKTARQKGSADSTIEEHFTVSKEMGRIAKSINDAINVLKINRFLLDDGALSLIDNTRPNETPFVLNKIHIRLDGLRVDSTTAGAHKKKQGKILFTDDIAIQTHDQNLTLPGNRHTISFKNFKITLQDKRVEFDSCSIRGIKGDSSKTAFKVYFDSLRLTNINFDTLFYSEVIKADSAFAANPKIYLDIDADQKTVKHTKRIQRIDDLIQQLVGDIMLKYVVVQNGYLNINTIRKGKANTFTSNDNDFELQGFQVRQNYERPVKVDKFIMTLHNYQTSLQNGRYATSFDSIQFLNDAIYLTKFRLREFKNGQTINDLSMPQFELKGLSWESLIYDNKFNASSAVFINPDIVYAVPHRKDGSRKSIFQTLSDVGKVMNLDALNIRNGNILLNFHSGATLKLNNASLSVIPDKLTASKEVKNIQNSVRSFTFSKALFKKNDVTAELSDVKMDNTNGIRAATLNLKGPRLDAAARTLVIHDLILDSIKRSLLLSGVSWANASINYHKALQPHPEKKAPPLFLRIQDLDAKNTTLHIYEGDKEITAVLGAVAAEKIYKRKEAGLLIERLSFSGKDFLMTAPDTRLSIEGMTIHDKERGNFKNFFYQKISGPDSVRIRIPEIAVVPDISRIMDGDLTLNKLRLSDPGITAFFSRKDSSSQQQKKKSRVLTLGDALLERPKVAIRFVNKKNETNTVKWDGSAANSFLHLLNFKSTPEQVLNVDRVQAYLTGFEFINNSNGKRYATDSNKLDIQLNNLRAERSSGNNQINWNTLLSIHSMNPLVFDSLGKNNSILKLDSGAIGNIYLSSKTINNAGEILKASTGLTMSNTSGIFITPKNRLQWHKLNLKNGFFKADSLDLRPNQDLAAYLRKKAFPGDYLSLKTGTITGGPINTSIYGTDSILMIGGIKVDEARLLSVKDKTQPDAPKYKRLPTDLILSVPVKLAIDSVQLSNTYVEYREVNAKTGRMGIIPVEHLDAGFYHIKNYDLRPHDSLLIYASADVLGTLNTRLQVQESYTNAFSPFLMQLHTGPMQLDQWNSVLLPLAGAGVSGGYLDSLNLTAKGNNNFAQGTMRMYYRGLGMRLMNSNDPAQQRLKNKIISWVANTFILRRNNAGKSSPVFFERLKDKSPINFLIKTTLSGIKSGVGIPGVKKKQRKYFKGAIKNHEGIKAH
- the metG gene encoding methionine--tRNA ligase: MKDFKRTLITAALPYANGPIHIGHLAGCYIPADIYARYLRAQKKDVKFVGGSDEHGVPITIRAMKEGVTPQDIVDKYHAQIKESMAQMGISFDIYARTSDKIHHETAAAFFKELYDKGLFEERETEQFYDEKTNTFLADRYITGTCPVCGNPNAYGDQCEKCGSSLSPEQLINPRSTLSDAVPIKKTTKHWYFPLQNYEPWLKQWILEDHKEWKANVYGQCKSWLDNGLQPRAMTRDSNWGIKVPLPDAEGKVLYVWFDAPIGYISATKELTENWADYWCKEDTRLIHFIGKDNIVFHCIIFPSMLKAHGNFVLPDNVPANEFLNIEGQKVSTSRNWAVWVHEYVKDFPGCEDALRYVLCSNAPETKDNDFTWKDFQDRNNNELVSIFGNFVNRTFVLMHKLCGGKVPPLHAATLDDTDKAIISDIQQSVARVQTALDNFRFRDALFEVIDLARKGNKYMQEKEPWIVAKHLTADNPERERNQQKIDNCLHLCLQLTANLAILINPFLPTAAGKMLYMMKVVERMLDWENAGKINLLSVGYTLRAPELLFRKIEDAEIAAQLEKLKAGSEQQPEPVASIKPEATDGKRQTAVPIATGIKPEIVFDDFSKIDLRTGTILSAEKVAKADKLLKLEIDLGFEKRVIVSGIAQHFSPEALPGKKVVVVANLAPRKMRGIESNGMILMAEDAAGKLVFVAAGDEAPDGAAIS
- a CDS encoding type II toxin-antitoxin system RelE/ParE family toxin, with the translated sequence MVTVWSKRAMTELLRAYEYIYQDSPKNAANVCDQLIDLSIALAKHPEIHPPDKYKKNNDGNWRAFEQFKFRVFLSHYEA
- a CDS encoding S66 peptidase family protein, which produces MNRKTFVQSSLAALAAAGLPTAAVKARATKPELPAKLPPFLKPGDMIGITSPAGYILREGILPAATLMQQWGFKIRAGDTIGKRDFTFGGTDAERLNDFQKMLDDPEIKAIMCARGGYGSVRIVDGINWSAFKANPKWIIGFSDITVLHSHINRNFGIATIHSKMCNSFPDVWDTADPLQKDTIESIRKALTGERMQYAAEAFNSLNKPGTATGALVGGNLKTLETLAGSASDINTDDKILFVEDTGEYLYSIDRMFWNLKRTGKLSKLAGLVVGGMKLKQDPLDEQFGRSIYDIVLEKVKEYKYPVCFDFPVGHQIDNYALRCGTPHQLNVTVKSATLNSL